The DNA region CGATCCGGCTGCGCAGACGCGGGAACTCATGACCAGGATTTCACGGACTTTGACCACGGCCGGCCTGTCGTTCGCCGATGTGGCAGACAGCACGGTGTACCTCACGGACCTCACGCAGTTTGCGACGATGAACGGGGTGTATCGCGAGTTCTTCCCGAGCGCCCCACCCGCCAGGGCCACCGTGGGGACACGCCTGGTCAGCCGCAACGCGTTGGTTGAAATCATGATGACCGCTGTGCGGTGATGCCCGTCCTGCTGTCGGAGGCCTCGCGCGTCGAGGTCCGATCGATGACGACGCTGGCGGTGCCTGTGGTGCTGGCGGAAATGGGCTGGTTCACCATGAGCCTGGTGGACACCGTCATGGTGGGACCCCTCGGCCCGGCGGCCATCGGCGCTGTCGGCACCGGCAGCATCCTCTTCATGACGCTGATGGTGTTCGGGTTCGGCACTCTGCTGGCGCTCGACACGTTTGTCTCGCAGAGCTTTGGCGCCGGCCGGATCGATGAGTGCCATCGTTGGCTGTTCGCAGGCGTGCAACTGGCCACGCTTCTGTCAGTGGCCCTGATGGCGGCATCCGTCGCGGGCCTGGCATTGCTGCCGGCTGTCGGCTTTCATCCCGAACTGCTGGGAGAACTCACGTCCTACATGACGCACCTTGTGTGGTCGGCGCCGCCGTTGCTGGCGTACGTCGTCTTCAGGAGATACCTGCAGGCGATGAATCTCGTGCGCCCCATCATGGTGGCGCTGGTCGCTGCCAACGTCATGAATGCGTTCGTGAATTGGGCGCTCATCTTCGGCAACATGGGAATGCCGGCCATGGGCGTGGCCGGCGCCGCGTACGCGACTGTGGTATCCCGCGTGGTGCTGGCGGTCAGCTTGCTGGGCATCATTTTTTACAACGAGCGCGGCACACCATCGGGCCTGCACGATGTGCCGTTCAAATGGGAAGGTCGCCGCGTGTGGCGGTTGTTTCAGCTGGGGTGGCCGGCGGCGATGCAGATCACGCTTGAGGTGGGTGTGTTTGCCGCTGCGTCGGCGCTTGCGGCCAGGATTGGGCCGCTGGCATCCGCCGCGAATCAGGTGGTGCTCAATATCGCCGGGTTCATCTTCATGATTCCCTACGGGATCGGATCGGCGGCGGCTGTGAGGGTGGGGCAGGCGGTGGGGCGTCGCGATGCGCTTGGCGTTCGGCGCGCCGGTTGGGCCGCGCTGGGTCTGGCATCCGCGGTCATGACTGGTGCCGCAGTGCTGTTTCTGACGGTCCCCGCCGCCCTCATCAGGGTCTATTCCACCGACGCCACCGTCGTCGACGTCGGCATCGTGCTGCTGTTCATTTGCTCGGTGTTTCAGTTGTTCGACGGCCTGCAGACGGTGGCCACCGGAGCCTTGCGGGGCCTCGGCGACACCCGCACCCCGATGGTGCTGAACTTGGTGGGGCACTGGGCAATCGGGCTACCCATTGGCTACGTGCTGTGTTTCAATCGCGGATGGGGCGTGGCGGGCTTGTGGGCCGGGTTGTCGGTGGGACTCATTCTCATCGGCGGATCCCTGTTGATGGTCTGGCATGTCAAGAGTCGTGCGACCACGTTCGTGGAGGCATCATGAGGCAAAGAGTCTGGATTGCACTGTGGACGGCATGTCTGTCGATCTCGGCGTGCGGCACGCCCGCGCCAACGGTGGCTGAAGCGGAGGCGTTTCTCAAGGACATGAATGAGACCATGCTGGCCCTCGGTCGCGACGCGGGGCAGGCAGGCTGGGTGTACTCCACCTACATCAACGACGACACGGAAAGCCTGAACGCCCGGGCGAATCAGAAGTACATCGAGGCGATCGCGCGGTTTGCCAAGGACGCCGTCAAGTACGACGGTGTGAACGTTTCTCCGGATGCACGGCGCCAACTGGATCTGCTGAAAGTGTCATTGGTGCTGGTCACTCCAGGCAACCCGCAGGAGGCAGCGGAACTGACCACGATTGCTGCAGGCCTGGAAGGCACGTACGGCAAAGGCCGATGGTGCCAGGACGCGGCGAAACCGTCGGAGTGCCTCGACATCGAACAGATCACCGACATCATGGCCACCTCGCGTGATGAAGCCCGACTTCGCGCCGTCTGGGAGGGCTGGCACACCATCTCGACGCCGATGCGGTCTGACTACACCCGATTTGTGGAACTGGGAAACAAGGGTGCGCGCGAACTCGGCTTCGCCGATACCGGAGCCATGTGGCGGATGAAGTACGACATGCCCGCCGATGACTTCACGAAGGAACTCGACCGCCTATGGCAGCAGGTCCGGCCGCTGTATGAGTCGCTGCACGCGTACGTGCGTCTCAAACTGCGGGAAAAATATGGCGACGTCGTTCCTGCCGACGGCCCTATCCCGGCCCACCTGTTAGGCAATATCTGGGCACAGGATTGGTCGAATGTGTATGGGCTCGTCTCGCCGGGGAGCGCGGATCCCGGGTACTCGTTGTCCGACATCCTCAAGGGCAGGAAAGCGTCGGCCGTGGACATGGTCAAGATGGGTGAGCGATTCTATTCGTCGCTCGGCCTGGCACCGATGCCCGGCACGTTCTGGACGCGGTCCTTGTTCACCAAGCCGCAGGACCGTGATGTGGTGTGCCACGCCAGCGCCTGGGACGTGGACTACGAAGACGACTTGCGCATCAAGATGTGCATCGATGCGACCGATGAAGACTTTTCGACGATCCATCACGAGCTTGGGCACAACTACTACCAGCGCGCGTACAAGGCCCTGCCGACGATTTATCGTGACAGCGCCAACGATGGGTTCCACGAAGCCATCGGCGACACGATTGCGTTGTCCATCACGCCCGAGTACCTCGTCAAGATCGGCCTGATCGACAAGGCGCCTGATGCATCGCGAGACCTCGGTCTGCTCATGGGGCGTGCGCTCGAAAAGGTGGCCTTCCTGCCCTTCAGCCTGCTGGTGGATCAGTGGAGATGGCAGGTGTTCTCCGGGCAGATCGCTCCGGCCGACTACAACAAGGCGTGGTGGGCATTGCGGCTCAAGTACCAGGGCGTCGCGCCGGCCTCGGCACGGGGCGAGGAATATTTTGATCCGGGCGCGAAGTATCACGTGCCGGGGAACACGCCCTATACCCGGTACTTCCTTGCCCACATCCTGCAGTTCCAGTTCCATCGCGAATTGTCCAAAACCGCTGGATGCACGTCGCCGCTCCACAGATGTTCGATTTACAACAGTGCAGACGCTGGCAGGCGTCTGGATGCCATGATGAAGATGGGGCTGTCAAAACCGTGGCCCGACGCGCTCGACGCCCTGGCCGGATCGCGCCAGATGGATGCCACCGCGATCGTGGACTACTTCGCGCCGCTCAAAACATGGCTTGACGCGCAACTCAAGGGCACACCGGTAGGATGGTAGGGAACTGGGGAACTGGGGAACTGATGATGACGATTGAGGAATTGAGATACCCGACGGGCAAGTGGGTGAAAGTGCCGAACCCTGACGCTGCCACACGGGAGGCCCTGATCGCGGCGGTGGCCGGTGTTCCGTCGGCGTTGAGCATCGCCCTCACCGGACTCACAGAGGCGCAGCTCGACACTCCGTATCGACCCGGTGGATGGAGCCCGCGCCAGATCGTGCACCACCTGGCCGACAGCCACATGAATGCATTCATCCGCCTCAAACTGGGCATCACGGAAACCAATCCCACGATCAAGCCCTACGAGGAGCAGACCTGGGCGGAAACGCCAGACAGTAGAGACGCGCCCATCGCGTGTTCAATGTCGATCATCGAAGGTCTGCACGCCCGCTGGGCGCAGCTGCTGCGATCACTCGACGCATCGGCGTTCGACAGGACGATTCAGCACCCTGAGCGCGGCCCGATGAGCCTGGGCGACTTGCTCGGGTTGTACGCGTGGCACGGCAATCACCACACCGTGCAGATCCTGAAGATGCGCGAACGGATGGGCTGGTAGTTAACGCAGAATCGCCGGGACGCCCGCTGTGATCCACGTCGGCGCCGGTTCGCCCTTGAGATAGTGGGCGAACCAGGCACCGATGCGGCGATGGTAGTCCACCTGGTTCTTCTTCACCCGCAGGCCGTGGTCTTCGTTGTTGTAGACCAGCATGACCACGTTCTTCTTTGCTCGCCGTGCGATGTTGTAGAGCTCCACCGACTGGTGCCAGTAGACGGTGCCGTCGTTGTCGCCGGTCATCAGCAACAGGGGCGTGGTCATCGTGGAGATGCCGAACACGGCTGAGTTCCTGATGTAGGCCTGCAAGTCTTCGTAGAGCGGCACCACCATGCGCTGCTGCCCGGTCTCGATGTGATCGGTCTCGGCGATGCCCGAACTCCAGTGGCCGTTGCCGTAGTTGCTGATGAGGTTCGAGATGCCCGCGCCCGAGATCGCCGCCGCAAAAATCTTCGAATGCGTCGCCAGATACATGGCGTCGAACCCACCCCACGAGTGGCCCATCACGCCAACCTTGGCCGCATCCACCACGCCCATGTCGATGACCTTCTTTACCGCAGCCGTGACGCACTCCACGACTGAGACGCCGGGCTCGCGTGGCTGAAACACGATGTCGGGCTGGAAGTAGAAGTAGCCCTGCTGCGTGAGGGCAGTACCGTTGTAGTAGCTGCGCTCGGACGGATTGCTGAACTGGTGCAGGCCGTCCGAAAGCTTTTCGTAGAGGTAGACCACCATCGGGTACTTCTTGCCGGGCTCGTAATTCG from Acidobacteriota bacterium includes:
- a CDS encoding MATE family efflux transporter, giving the protein MMPVLLSEASRVEVRSMTTLAVPVVLAEMGWFTMSLVDTVMVGPLGPAAIGAVGTGSILFMTLMVFGFGTLLALDTFVSQSFGAGRIDECHRWLFAGVQLATLLSVALMAASVAGLALLPAVGFHPELLGELTSYMTHLVWSAPPLLAYVVFRRYLQAMNLVRPIMVALVAANVMNAFVNWALIFGNMGMPAMGVAGAAYATVVSRVVLAVSLLGIIFYNERGTPSGLHDVPFKWEGRRVWRLFQLGWPAAMQITLEVGVFAAASALAARIGPLASAANQVVLNIAGFIFMIPYGIGSAAAVRVGQAVGRRDALGVRRAGWAALGLASAVMTGAAVLFLTVPAALIRVYSTDATVVDVGIVLLFICSVFQLFDGLQTVATGALRGLGDTRTPMVLNLVGHWAIGLPIGYVLCFNRGWGVAGLWAGLSVGLILIGGSLLMVWHVKSRATTFVEAS
- a CDS encoding M2 family metallopeptidase, whose product is MRQRVWIALWTACLSISACGTPAPTVAEAEAFLKDMNETMLALGRDAGQAGWVYSTYINDDTESLNARANQKYIEAIARFAKDAVKYDGVNVSPDARRQLDLLKVSLVLVTPGNPQEAAELTTIAAGLEGTYGKGRWCQDAAKPSECLDIEQITDIMATSRDEARLRAVWEGWHTISTPMRSDYTRFVELGNKGARELGFADTGAMWRMKYDMPADDFTKELDRLWQQVRPLYESLHAYVRLKLREKYGDVVPADGPIPAHLLGNIWAQDWSNVYGLVSPGSADPGYSLSDILKGRKASAVDMVKMGERFYSSLGLAPMPGTFWTRSLFTKPQDRDVVCHASAWDVDYEDDLRIKMCIDATDEDFSTIHHELGHNYYQRAYKALPTIYRDSANDGFHEAIGDTIALSITPEYLVKIGLIDKAPDASRDLGLLMGRALEKVAFLPFSLLVDQWRWQVFSGQIAPADYNKAWWALRLKYQGVAPASARGEEYFDPGAKYHVPGNTPYTRYFLAHILQFQFHRELSKTAGCTSPLHRCSIYNSADAGRRLDAMMKMGLSKPWPDALDALAGSRQMDATAIVDYFAPLKTWLDAQLKGTPVGW
- a CDS encoding putative metal-dependent hydrolase, with translation MTIEELRYPTGKWVKVPNPDAATREALIAAVAGVPSALSIALTGLTEAQLDTPYRPGGWSPRQIVHHLADSHMNAFIRLKLGITETNPTIKPYEEQTWAETPDSRDAPIACSMSIIEGLHARWAQLLRSLDASAFDRTIQHPERGPMSLGDLLGLYAWHGNHHTVQILKMRERMGW